A region of Desulfolithobacter dissulfuricans DNA encodes the following proteins:
- the dnaX gene encoding DNA polymerase III subunit gamma/tau, whose translation MSYLVLARKSRPQRFAEVVGQRSVVRTLQNALAQNRVAHALIFSGVRGTGKTTLARIMAKALNCEQGPAPEPCNTCRSCREIMSGSSVDLHEVDGASNRGIQEIRELKENIRFMPTSSRFKIIIIDEVHMLTTEAFNALLKTLEEPPEHVYFMFATTELHKVPVTILSRCQRYELQRVSHGELATHFNRLADQEGVRIEPQAMRLIVRESGGSVRDGLSLLDQVFSYCGDEVLANDVVEILGLVSHEVIGELGQALLAGDLATALERLDQVYTYGMDVKRFINDLLDWFRALLICRVSREPERQLDLPAEDLEELRQCAARHSAETVSSMFDLLLESLEKVTFAARPRLALEMAFIRAVQAAEVVSVATLLERLDQALQGVELEPVAREPRPERPAATPPVSQVSTQSGTDTETTPSAPPSAPAVRQEPTSPPPAHGKKVPVQGQPDKMAQSRPVSAEDPVPDDTGVVPESGYRGRRKDVRRHWESFIGYVRERKQWMAAVLQRADGARFEEDRLIIQYTDSVDCTMLKNRENITLLTEFAMDFFQDTFRVVFHVPEGDCEVDGENGISPQQERQALANDPLVLAAVEIFNGQVGDIRVGPRFRKPLDSDARDGGDASV comes from the coding sequence GTGTCCTATCTTGTCCTTGCCAGAAAATCCAGACCACAACGTTTTGCCGAGGTTGTAGGGCAGCGCTCCGTTGTCCGGACCCTGCAGAACGCGCTGGCCCAGAACCGGGTCGCCCATGCGCTCATCTTCAGTGGTGTACGCGGAACCGGTAAGACCACCCTGGCCAGGATCATGGCCAAAGCTCTCAACTGCGAACAGGGCCCAGCGCCCGAACCCTGCAACACCTGCCGTTCCTGCCGGGAGATCATGTCCGGATCTTCGGTGGATCTGCACGAGGTGGACGGGGCATCCAACCGTGGTATTCAGGAAATTCGGGAACTCAAGGAAAACATCCGCTTCATGCCGACGAGTTCCCGCTTCAAGATTATCATTATCGATGAGGTGCACATGCTCACCACCGAGGCCTTCAACGCACTGTTGAAGACCCTGGAGGAACCGCCGGAGCATGTCTACTTCATGTTCGCCACCACCGAACTGCACAAGGTGCCGGTGACCATTTTGTCCCGATGTCAGCGCTACGAGCTGCAGCGGGTCAGCCACGGGGAACTGGCCACCCATTTCAATCGTCTTGCCGACCAGGAAGGGGTACGGATTGAACCTCAGGCCATGCGGCTCATCGTCCGGGAATCCGGCGGATCGGTGCGGGACGGGCTTAGTCTGCTGGACCAGGTTTTTTCGTACTGCGGCGACGAGGTCCTGGCCAACGATGTGGTCGAAATACTCGGTCTGGTCAGCCATGAGGTCATTGGTGAGCTGGGTCAGGCTCTGCTGGCCGGTGACCTGGCCACGGCCCTGGAGCGTCTCGACCAGGTGTACACCTATGGTATGGACGTCAAGCGATTCATCAACGATCTGCTCGACTGGTTCCGGGCCCTGCTCATTTGCCGGGTCAGCAGGGAGCCCGAGCGCCAGCTCGATCTGCCGGCCGAGGATCTTGAGGAGCTTCGCCAATGTGCGGCCCGGCACAGCGCGGAAACCGTATCTTCCATGTTTGATCTGCTCCTTGAGAGCCTTGAAAAGGTGACCTTTGCCGCCCGGCCGCGACTGGCCCTGGAGATGGCGTTTATCAGGGCGGTGCAGGCAGCCGAGGTGGTTTCCGTCGCCACCCTGCTCGAGAGACTTGACCAGGCCCTGCAGGGGGTGGAGCTGGAACCGGTGGCCAGGGAACCCCGGCCGGAGAGACCGGCTGCCACTCCTCCTGTGAGCCAGGTGTCGACGCAGTCCGGGACGGACACGGAAACCACGCCTTCAGCGCCGCCATCTGCTCCGGCTGTCCGGCAGGAACCAACCTCTCCACCGCCGGCCCACGGGAAGAAGGTCCCGGTCCAGGGCCAGCCAGACAAAATGGCACAGTCCCGGCCCGTTTCTGCAGAGGATCCTGTCCCCGACGACACCGGGGTTGTGCCGGAAAGTGGCTACCGGGGGCGGCGCAAGGATGTGCGCCGGCACTGGGAGAGCTTTATCGGCTATGTCCGGGAACGCAAACAGTGGATGGCTGCGGTGCTGCAGCGGGCCGACGGCGCACGATTCGAAGAAGATCGGCTGATCATTCAGTACACCGATTCGGTGGACTGCACCATGCTGAAAAACAGGGAAAATATCACCCTGCTCACCGAGTTTGCCATGGACTTTTTCCAGGATACCTTCCGGGTGGTCTTCCACGTTCCGGAAGGGGACTGTGAAGTGGACGGAGAAAACGGGATCAGCCCCCAGCAGGAACGTCAGGCCCTGGCCAACGATCCCCTGGTCCTGGCGGCAGTGGAGATCTTCAATGGCCAGGTAGGCGATATCCGGGTCGGTCCCCGGTTCCGCAAACCGCTGGATTCCGACGCCAGGGACGGAGGGGATGCTTCGGTGTGA
- a CDS encoding NADH-quinone oxidoreductase subunit B family protein → MLSKYAIKSPWLFRINTGSCNGCDVELATTALIPRYDVERLGCKYTGSPKHADIVLVTGPVTARSEAYLIRLLDEIPEPRVVVAVGICPISGGVFRDSYSIRGPLDKYVEVDVNVCGCPVRPQSIIDGVAQAISIWKEKIAHWQEA, encoded by the coding sequence ATGCTGTCAAAATATGCAATCAAATCACCCTGGCTTTTCAGGATTAACACCGGGTCGTGCAATGGATGTGACGTGGAACTGGCTACCACGGCGCTGATCCCGCGTTATGATGTCGAACGGCTGGGCTGCAAGTACACCGGATCACCCAAGCATGCCGATATTGTCCTTGTCACTGGTCCTGTCACCGCAAGATCAGAAGCGTATCTGATACGTTTGCTTGACGAGATTCCCGAACCCCGGGTGGTGGTCGCGGTGGGTATCTGTCCCATCAGTGGCGGGGTGTTCAGGGACAGTTATTCCATCAGGGGACCTCTTGATAAGTACGTTGAGGTTGACGTGAATGTCTGCGGGTGTCCTGTTCGTCCCCAGTCGATTATTGACGGTGTGGCGCAGGCGATCTCCATCTGGAAAGAAAAAATTGCCCACTGGCAAGAGGCGTGA
- a CDS encoding proton-conducting transporter transmembrane domain-containing protein, whose translation MDAAALGETTALIHGHSAEALHVICTIIFIFCGVKALFHRELKKVLLYSLVGLVVDIRSLLTLNSSLALTSFFFHVFNFMLITTMMLLASALLRAKAGSDRLADMRGIGRALPRTAIPLGAGLFAMMGLPPFSAFFSKVLMVYAFVDSGKIVSSVLLAAGELLYFLVFIRVVRIVFLEKYKGRSLQEAAGGKLIAPYLLLAAAVIGGFLPRIAVTPFAALAGYLGSPATGLPVQQVSWPFPVLVLMLGAMAVYFFGQRSNKVAGLLSAGVCLLAMAILFFDHVGAYGTGFALLILFMGALQFTYSVSYMEHSHKQYRFYTFFLLMVAGLLGVSLSRDLFSMFFFWEIMSGWIMYLALAHEDDAFSVQEASKYFTFNYLGAAFLTVAVAIMYKESGQWDFAAMAADFRYTETTAIAIVLLTLGFLMKAAQLPFRIDYQMHPKPAPTPISGYISSTVLKSGPFMMVKIFFIGAAGVTATSLLPLDLIKHVSGWIGALTIVMAASFAMLTNSMKRLLIFHTVSQLGYVVVGCSLMTSLGLAGGLLHFVNHMFFKNLLFLCAGAVFVATGTDKMDKLGGLARKMPLTFLCFMIGVLAISGVPMFSGFVSKWMIYHAVMDSGYIGIAVLSLFGSVLTLASFIKFMHSAYLGQIQDSVKDAKEASWYMLVPMSVLAGLSVLLGIFPGIALAPVNSMLAQFHLQPLDIGPALIQHGAGGINMLYVTIMLLCGVALVALVYLLTKIKTRSTHVYACGARDLTPGDSHVASVNFYEDSKAVIKGMVRLTKTIIGIKGDYVER comes from the coding sequence ATGGATGCTGCGGCTTTGGGGGAAACTACAGCATTGATTCATGGCCATTCTGCAGAGGCACTACATGTTATCTGTACGATAATATTTATATTCTGTGGCGTGAAGGCCCTGTTTCACAGGGAGTTGAAAAAAGTTTTGCTCTATTCTCTTGTGGGTCTGGTTGTCGATATCCGCTCATTGCTCACCCTCAACTCATCCCTGGCCCTGACCTCTTTTTTCTTTCATGTCTTTAATTTTATGCTGATCACCACAATGATGCTCCTTGCATCAGCGCTCCTGCGCGCAAAGGCCGGTAGCGACAGGCTGGCAGACATGCGCGGTATCGGACGGGCCCTGCCGCGGACAGCAATACCCCTTGGGGCCGGACTTTTCGCCATGATGGGTCTCCCGCCGTTTTCTGCTTTTTTCAGCAAGGTTCTCATGGTGTATGCCTTTGTCGACTCCGGAAAGATTGTCAGTTCCGTTTTGCTCGCAGCCGGTGAGCTTCTCTACTTTCTGGTGTTTATCCGGGTAGTAAGGATCGTTTTTCTTGAAAAATACAAGGGGCGGTCCTTGCAGGAAGCAGCAGGAGGCAAATTGATCGCCCCCTATCTCCTCCTTGCAGCTGCTGTTATCGGGGGTTTTTTGCCCCGGATTGCGGTCACACCCTTTGCCGCGCTGGCCGGATACCTGGGCTCTCCGGCCACCGGACTCCCTGTCCAGCAGGTCAGCTGGCCTTTTCCGGTCCTTGTTCTCATGCTTGGCGCCATGGCTGTTTATTTTTTTGGGCAAAGGTCCAATAAGGTTGCCGGGCTGCTGTCAGCAGGTGTGTGTCTGCTGGCCATGGCCATCCTCTTCTTCGATCATGTCGGCGCGTACGGGACCGGTTTTGCTCTTCTCATCCTGTTTATGGGGGCACTGCAGTTCACCTATTCGGTCAGCTATATGGAGCATTCTCACAAGCAGTACCGGTTCTACACCTTTTTCCTCCTGATGGTGGCCGGGCTGCTCGGTGTCAGTCTGAGCAGAGACTTGTTCAGTATGTTCTTTTTCTGGGAAATCATGAGTGGCTGGATCATGTACCTTGCGCTGGCCCATGAGGACGACGCCTTTTCTGTTCAGGAGGCAAGCAAATATTTTACGTTCAACTATCTTGGTGCTGCTTTTCTTACCGTTGCCGTAGCCATTATGTACAAGGAGAGTGGTCAGTGGGATTTTGCTGCCATGGCGGCAGATTTCCGCTACACGGAAACCACGGCAATCGCCATTGTCCTGCTGACACTCGGCTTCCTGATGAAGGCTGCGCAGCTGCCCTTTCGCATTGATTATCAGATGCACCCAAAACCCGCTCCTACGCCGATAAGCGGCTATATCTCGTCCACCGTCCTGAAAAGCGGGCCATTCATGATGGTTAAAATTTTCTTCATTGGTGCTGCGGGAGTCACTGCAACCAGCCTGCTGCCACTTGATCTTATCAAACATGTCAGTGGCTGGATCGGGGCGCTGACAATTGTCATGGCTGCCTCCTTTGCCATGTTGACCAACAGCATGAAACGACTCTTGATCTTTCATACCGTCAGTCAGCTTGGCTATGTGGTGGTGGGATGTTCCCTGATGACCTCCCTGGGGCTCGCCGGAGGCTTGCTGCATTTTGTTAATCACATGTTTTTTAAGAATCTTCTCTTTTTATGTGCCGGTGCGGTGTTTGTCGCCACCGGCACGGACAAAATGGATAAGCTCGGCGGACTGGCCAGGAAGATGCCTCTCACCTTTCTCTGCTTCATGATCGGGGTGCTCGCAATCTCCGGTGTGCCGATGTTCAGCGGTTTTGTCTCCAAGTGGATGATCTATCATGCTGTCATGGATTCGGGCTATATCGGAATCGCTGTTCTCTCCCTGTTTGGCAGCGTCCTGACCCTTGCCTCTTTTATCAAGTTCATGCATTCGGCCTATCTCGGACAGATCCAGGACAGTGTGAAAGATGCCAAAGAGGCGTCCTGGTACATGCTGGTGCCCATGTCGGTTCTGGCCGGTTTGAGTGTTCTGCTCGGCATTTTTCCAGGGATCGCGCTGGCACCTGTCAACAGCATGCTCGCCCAGTTCCATCTGCAGCCCCTTGATATTGGCCCGGCCCTGATCCAGCACGGCGCGGGGGGAATCAACATGCTGTATGTCACGATAATGCTGCTGTGCGGCGTTGCGCTCGTGGCTCTCGTTTATTTGCTGACAAAGATAAAGACAAGATCAACGCATGTGTATGCCTGCGGCGCCCGGGACCTCACCCCCGGGGATTCCCATGTTGCCTCTGTGAATTTCTACGAGGATTCCAAAGCGGTTATCAAGGGCATGGTCAGGCTGACAAAAACAATAATCGGAATAAAGGGTGACTATGTTGAGCGTTAG
- a CDS encoding respiratory chain complex I subunit 1 family protein, whose translation MLSVSNVLAFLVFPGGLFAVFFGLLLLGLERIAVARFQGRVGPPVYQNLLDIIKLQTKEVLVPADATNKIFFGIAPVFGFAGMLAAIFILPISGVHDGAGVNSDLIVLLYLMALPAVSHVMGGSSSGSTYAAISVSREVVLMFAYEITFILVLFTVALQAGAGEGALFSLKGIVDYQVLHGSFVTDFKMIPAFIAFGIFMLATLEVPPFHIAENDADVMKGYLMEYSGMALALFEITHALKLLVLITVLQVLFMPAMAGESIVVNLLWYMGKSAGIVAVIALIHASLPSFRVDQAFKFLLIVPTALSLLSLGLVLFS comes from the coding sequence ATGTTGAGCGTTAGTAATGTGCTGGCTTTCCTGGTTTTTCCCGGCGGTCTTTTTGCTGTATTTTTCGGATTGCTGTTGCTTGGCCTGGAACGGATAGCTGTTGCACGGTTTCAGGGGAGAGTGGGGCCGCCCGTGTATCAGAACCTGCTTGATATCATCAAGCTCCAGACCAAAGAAGTGCTTGTTCCCGCAGATGCCACCAATAAAATATTTTTCGGTATCGCCCCTGTATTTGGATTTGCAGGGATGCTGGCTGCCATCTTTATCCTGCCAATCAGCGGAGTGCATGACGGAGCAGGGGTAAACAGCGATCTTATCGTACTGCTTTATCTGATGGCCCTGCCGGCGGTATCCCATGTCATGGGCGGAAGTTCCTCTGGCTCCACCTATGCGGCGATCTCCGTATCCCGTGAGGTGGTTCTGATGTTCGCCTATGAGATCACATTCATTCTTGTGCTCTTTACTGTTGCTCTGCAGGCCGGAGCAGGGGAGGGGGCCCTGTTTTCCCTCAAGGGTATCGTTGACTATCAGGTGCTGCACGGGTCATTTGTCACTGATTTCAAAATGATCCCCGCCTTTATCGCCTTTGGTATTTTCATGCTTGCCACGCTCGAGGTTCCACCGTTTCACATCGCGGAAAATGACGCCGATGTCATGAAAGGATATCTCATGGAATACAGCGGAATGGCGCTGGCGCTTTTTGAAATAACGCATGCATTGAAACTGCTGGTGCTGATTACGGTACTCCAGGTCTTGTTCATGCCGGCAATGGCAGGTGAGAGTATTGTCGTGAATCTGCTCTGGTACATGGGTAAATCCGCCGGCATTGTTGCTGTCATTGCGCTGATCCATGCCTCCCTGCCCAGTTTCAGGGTGGATCAGGCCTTTAAATTTCTCTTGATCGTGCCCACGGCTCTTTCCCTCTTGAGCCTTGGGCTGGTCCTGTTTTCATAG
- a CDS encoding GAF domain-containing protein — translation MNISQQKGLNEQTSLFLYTINKVAEKLLAGGEEIPWQQVTDLVGPASSSSRCYIFLNQVDGDGRILSSQVAEWCAEGIPSELDNPLLQSMDLARMAPRHFQILSSGAIVCEHVTDIQGPEREILEAQQICSVLLIPITTTKEFAGFIGFDACVSPRQWTDNEIQYLKTAAKLLAHALERHHADRMRREEMKRFNAVMDALDAVVFAADMETDELVFLNRYGRKIMKEGQGGSHWRSLHDHQKSPCPPAPTSSCSTTMVIRLEPIYGNITIPGTTAGTSATTRPSGGPTAAPSGWR, via the coding sequence ATGAATATTTCACAGCAGAAGGGTCTCAACGAACAAACATCGTTGTTTCTCTACACCATCAACAAGGTCGCGGAAAAACTGCTCGCCGGAGGAGAAGAGATTCCCTGGCAACAGGTAACCGACCTTGTCGGGCCGGCCTCCAGTTCCAGCCGCTGTTACATCTTTCTCAACCAGGTGGACGGCGACGGCCGGATCCTCTCCAGCCAGGTGGCCGAATGGTGCGCCGAAGGCATCCCATCCGAGCTCGACAACCCGTTACTGCAGAGCATGGATCTGGCCCGGATGGCTCCCCGGCACTTCCAGATACTGTCCTCCGGCGCCATCGTCTGCGAGCATGTCACCGATATCCAGGGCCCGGAACGGGAAATACTTGAGGCGCAGCAGATCTGTTCCGTTCTCCTCATTCCCATCACCACCACCAAGGAATTTGCCGGATTCATCGGTTTTGATGCCTGTGTCAGCCCACGGCAGTGGACGGACAACGAGATCCAGTACCTGAAAACCGCCGCCAAGCTGCTGGCCCACGCCCTGGAGCGCCACCATGCCGACAGGATGCGGCGCGAGGAGATGAAACGGTTCAACGCGGTCATGGACGCCCTGGATGCGGTGGTCTTTGCTGCCGACATGGAGACCGATGAGCTTGTTTTTCTCAACCGGTATGGGCGCAAGATCATGAAAGAGGGGCAAGGGGGCTCCCACTGGCGCTCCCTGCATGACCACCAGAAAAGCCCCTGCCCCCCTGCACCAACGAGCAGCTGCTCGACAACAATGGTGATCCGGCTGGAACCCATATATGGGAATATCACGATACCGGGAACAACCGCTGGTACCAGTGCCACGACCAGGCCATCAGGTGGCCCGACGGCCGCACCGTCCGGCTGGAGATAG
- the recR gene encoding recombination mediator RecR: MQAVPPALERLITDFQKLPGIGQKTATRLALYLLRRPAAEARTLAESLAALHGSIQLCSRCFTFSETDPCAICGDPRRNERLVCVVEEPGDLMVIEKTGAFRGLYHILHGVLSPMDGIGPDELKIRELLERIRQGGIDEVLLATSSTVPGEATASYLMEILHQAPVRVTRLACGIPMGMDIKYADEHTLARAIETRQRMGE, translated from the coding sequence ATGCAGGCTGTACCGCCGGCCCTTGAAAGGCTGATAACCGATTTTCAGAAGCTGCCCGGCATCGGCCAGAAGACCGCCACCCGCCTGGCCCTCTATCTGCTGCGACGACCTGCCGCCGAGGCCCGTACCCTGGCCGAGTCCCTGGCCGCACTCCACGGTTCCATCCAGCTCTGTTCCAGATGCTTCACCTTTTCCGAAACCGATCCCTGTGCCATCTGCGGTGACCCGCGCCGTAACGAAAGGCTCGTCTGCGTGGTCGAGGAACCCGGCGACCTGATGGTCATCGAAAAGACCGGTGCCTTCCGGGGACTGTACCATATTCTCCATGGTGTCCTGTCGCCCATGGATGGTATAGGGCCCGACGAGCTGAAGATCAGGGAACTCCTGGAACGCATCCGCCAGGGCGGTATCGACGAGGTCCTGCTCGCCACCAGCTCCACGGTGCCCGGTGAGGCCACGGCTTCCTATCTCATGGAGATCCTGCACCAGGCCCCGGTCCGCGTGACGCGGCTGGCCTGCGGTATTCCCATGGGCATGGACATCAAGTATGCCGATGAGCACACCCTGGCCAGGGCCATCGAGACCCGGCAGCGGATGGGTGAGTAA
- a CDS encoding response regulator translates to MSRERILIVEDDGIIALLLQEITTRYGYEVMAMVATGKEAVEQAITRKPDLILMDIHLADDVDGIEAAARIRASQDIPIVYLTAYADDTTLERAKITEPYAYVLKPVTEKELHIAICLALHKHRSGLQQRKQLAELQKSIPPLQVREPILPICARCKKIKTDQDGWEDVATFIEKHSRTRISHAICPDCARTLYGDEQWYDPRQDDQNPENTDDR, encoded by the coding sequence ATGTCCAGAGAAAGAATACTCATTGTCGAGGATGACGGCATCATCGCCCTGCTGCTGCAGGAGATAACGACCCGCTATGGCTACGAGGTCATGGCGATGGTGGCGACCGGCAAGGAAGCGGTGGAGCAGGCGATCACCAGGAAACCGGACCTGATCCTGATGGACATCCACCTGGCCGATGACGTGGACGGCATAGAGGCTGCGGCCAGGATACGGGCCAGCCAGGACATCCCCATCGTCTACCTCACCGCCTATGCCGACGACACCACCCTGGAGCGGGCCAAGATCACCGAGCCCTATGCCTATGTGCTCAAACCGGTGACCGAGAAGGAACTGCACATCGCCATCTGCCTGGCCCTGCACAAGCACCGCTCCGGCTTACAGCAGAGAAAACAGCTGGCCGAGCTCCAGAAATCCATCCCGCCGCTCCAGGTCCGGGAACCTATCCTCCCCATCTGTGCCCGCTGCAAAAAGATCAAGACCGACCAGGACGGCTGGGAAGACGTGGCCACCTTTATCGAAAAGCACTCCCGGACCCGGATCAGCCATGCCATCTGTCCGGACTGCGCCCGCACACTCTACGGGGATGAGCAGTGGTATGATCCGAGACAGGACGACCAGAACCCTGAAAATACAGACGACCGGTAA
- a CDS encoding YbaB/EbfC family nucleoid-associated protein gives MDISELMQQARHFQEKMAQIQEELATRTVTGTAGGGMVTVTVNGKGEVLGMSIEPEVINPDDPQMLQDLITAAVNDGLRKAKELGQDEMSKLTGGMRIPGLF, from the coding sequence ATGGATATCAGTGAACTGATGCAGCAGGCACGGCATTTTCAGGAAAAAATGGCCCAGATCCAGGAAGAGCTGGCCACCAGGACGGTGACCGGTACTGCCGGCGGCGGCATGGTGACGGTCACGGTCAACGGCAAGGGGGAGGTGCTTGGAATGTCCATCGAGCCGGAGGTCATCAACCCCGACGACCCGCAAATGCTGCAGGATCTCATCACCGCTGCTGTCAACGATGGTCTGCGCAAGGCCAAGGAGCTGGGCCAGGATGAGATGAGCAAGCTGACCGGGGGCATGCGCATTCCCGGCCTGTTCTGA
- a CDS encoding PAS domain-containing sensor histidine kinase has protein sequence MFRLMADNMPDLLWAKDMDRRFTFVNKAICEKLLMANDIEEPIGKTDMFFALRERDSHSDQPDWHTFGEICRDSDGVVMASGQPERFDEFGNVRGKFMFLDVYKAPIWDEDGTMIGTVGCGRIVTREKELEKQQKKTMRQLQASLEEKETLLREIHHRVKNNLQALIHLISMQESMLESSQDARHAFQEIKDRIMAMALIHTQLYQSNNFNQIDIKAYTEELATHLLQLSRKDPPIQKKILIKEVFLRVDTAIPCGMIISELISNVLKYAFPDGYVQGADGHLPTVTITFTESETDYTLCVSDNGVGLPQGFDYAKNQSLGMKLIHVLATHQLGGKIRIESRNGTSATVTFPKKR, from the coding sequence ATGTTCCGGCTCATGGCCGATAACATGCCCGACCTGCTCTGGGCCAAGGACATGGACCGCAGGTTCACCTTTGTCAACAAGGCAATCTGCGAAAAACTGCTCATGGCCAACGATATCGAGGAGCCCATCGGCAAGACCGACATGTTCTTTGCCCTCCGGGAGCGCGATTCCCATAGCGATCAGCCGGACTGGCACACCTTCGGCGAGATCTGCCGGGATTCCGACGGGGTGGTCATGGCCAGCGGCCAGCCCGAACGTTTCGACGAGTTTGGCAACGTGCGCGGGAAGTTCATGTTTCTTGATGTGTACAAGGCCCCGATATGGGACGAGGACGGGACCATGATCGGCACCGTGGGCTGCGGCCGGATCGTCACCCGGGAAAAGGAACTGGAGAAGCAGCAGAAAAAAACCATGCGCCAGCTGCAGGCCTCGCTCGAAGAAAAGGAAACCCTGCTCCGCGAGATACATCACCGGGTAAAAAACAACCTTCAGGCTCTAATCCACCTGATTTCCATGCAGGAATCCATGCTCGAATCCAGCCAGGACGCCCGCCACGCCTTCCAGGAGATCAAGGACCGGATCATGGCCATGGCCCTGATCCACACCCAACTCTATCAGTCGAACAACTTCAACCAGATCGATATCAAAGCCTACACCGAAGAGTTGGCCACCCACCTGCTGCAGCTGTCGCGCAAAGACCCCCCGATCCAGAAGAAAATCCTGATCAAGGAGGTCTTTTTACGGGTGGACACCGCCATTCCCTGCGGCATGATCATCAGCGAGCTGATCTCAAACGTGCTGAAATACGCTTTTCCCGATGGTTATGTCCAGGGCGCGGACGGCCATCTGCCCACGGTCACCATCACCTTCACGGAATCGGAAACCGACTACACCCTGTGCGTCAGCGACAACGGCGTCGGCCTGCCCCAGGGGTTTGACTACGCGAAAAACCAGAGCCTGGGGATGAAATTGATTCATGTCTTGGCCACACACCAGCTTGGCGGTAAAATACGTATAGAGTCCAGAAACGGAACCAGTGCCACGGTAACCTTTCCCAAAAAGCGATAA
- a CDS encoding 4Fe-4S dicluster domain-containing protein — translation MAGFFKIAIRNFFNGPTTDPYPFGETFTPEKYRGIIAYDQKLCIGCGTCEYVCPGGAIRVREKEDGQGISFSFWLGTCTHCGNCEYYCPTSAVAHTNDFHTAQPQSEKYRPTAEGEVLFTPCRQCGQNIKPPVEPLLQRAYTEVTDELRQLVSLCPECRRIENFKRLYL, via the coding sequence ATGGCCGGATTTTTTAAAATAGCGATCAGGAACTTTTTTAACGGACCGACAACCGATCCCTATCCCTTTGGAGAGACGTTTACTCCGGAAAAGTACCGGGGGATCATCGCCTATGATCAGAAACTCTGCATCGGCTGCGGCACCTGCGAATATGTCTGTCCCGGCGGGGCTATCAGGGTCAGGGAAAAAGAGGATGGTCAGGGGATATCGTTCTCTTTCTGGCTGGGCACATGTACCCATTGCGGTAACTGTGAATATTACTGCCCCACATCTGCTGTGGCCCATACAAATGATTTTCATACGGCACAGCCCCAGAGTGAAAAATATCGGCCCACAGCGGAAGGTGAGGTTCTTTTTACACCATGCCGGCAGTGCGGCCAGAATATAAAGCCTCCGGTAGAACCGCTTTTGCAGCGTGCCTATACAGAGGTTACCGATGAACTCCGCCAGCTGGTATCGCTCTGTCCCGAGTGCAGAAGAATTGAGAATTTCAAGAGGTTGTACCTATGA
- the ndk gene encoding nucleoside-diphosphate kinase, with protein MERTFVMIKPDAVQRGLIGEIIHRFERRGLKIVAMKFMHVSEELAAKHYAAHKEKPFYRDLIDYITSGPVVAMVLEGTGAIATARTTMGATNPAQAAPGTIRADFSLEIGRNIVHGSDGEESAAAEIGLWFGDDIPGWERNTDKWIFE; from the coding sequence ATGGAACGTACCTTTGTAATGATTAAACCCGACGCGGTGCAGCGGGGTCTGATTGGCGAAATCATCCACCGTTTCGAACGCCGCGGCCTGAAGATCGTGGCCATGAAGTTCATGCACGTATCCGAGGAGCTGGCGGCCAAACACTATGCGGCCCATAAGGAAAAACCATTTTACCGGGACCTGATCGACTACATTACCTCCGGACCGGTGGTGGCCATGGTTCTGGAAGGAACCGGGGCTATTGCCACAGCCCGGACCACCATGGGTGCGACCAACCCCGCCCAGGCGGCCCCCGGGACCATCCGGGCTGATTTTTCCCTGGAAATCGGCCGTAATATCGTCCACGGTTCCGATGGTGAGGAAAGCGCTGCCGCCGAGATCGGGCTCTGGTTCGGTGATGATATTCCCGGTTGGGAGAGAAATACCGATAAATGGATATTTGAATAA